Proteins encoded by one window of Musa acuminata AAA Group cultivar baxijiao chromosome BXJ2-9, Cavendish_Baxijiao_AAA, whole genome shotgun sequence:
- the LOC103996622 gene encoding peroxisome biogenesis protein 16, whose protein sequence is MEAYKLWVRKNREFVQFLESLSNGITWVLPERFSNSEIGPEAVYAFLGILSTVNQHIIDTAPTKTPPRGLGESTFPWSLCLSIIKDSETVVEVATQQFAGEGRKWNYLAVTEAVKAFVRLAAFRDSGYKMLLQGGETVNVDERQAAPEVYNGGIGDAREPGGCNGPGCIHDYHGSIPKSLEGRAISALSRFGENAKMVSDPMRSKKLCKSSKASVGKPTLYNLWLQKGLSSRLFVTGEVLFVLRPLIYVLFIRKYGIQSWKPWLISLAMDLAGMSFLSYSTTRCPRSDDKYYQLTTSEKYELKRRKLLWALYIMRDPFFTKYTKHRLEKTDGYLSRVPLIGFLTDKFVELVVGVQTRYTYISGS, encoded by the exons ATGGAGGCCTACAAGCTCTGGGTGAGGAAGAACAGAGAGTTCGTCCAGTTCCTCGAATCATTGTCCAAT GGCATAACGTGGGTTCTCCCGGAGCGCTTCTCCAATTCAGAGATCGGTCCTGAAGCAG TGTACGCTTTTTTGGGCATACTCAGTACCGTGAACCAGCACATAATCGATACAGCCCCGACGAAGACACCGCCTCGTGGATTGGGAGAGTCGACGTTTCCATGGTCCTTATGCCTGTCCATAATCAAAGATTCGGAGACTGTGGTAGAGGTTGCAACCCAGCAGTTTGCTGGTGAAGGGCGCAAGTGGAATTACCTGGCCGTCACAGAGGCGGTGAA GGCATTCGTGAGGTTAGCTGCTTTTCGTGATAGCGGATACAAGATGCTCTTACAAGGTGGGGAAACAGTGAACGTGGATGAAAGGCAAGCTGCTCCAGAAGTCTATAATGGAGGGATCGGGGATGCCAGAGAGCCTGGTGGATGTAACGGGCCTGGTTGTATCCATGATTATCATGGCTCAATACCTAAGAGTCTAGAAGGAAGAGCCATTTCTGCATTGAGCCGGTTTGGTGAGAATGCAAAAATGGTGTCGGATCCAATGAGGTCAAAAAAGCTTTGCAAGAGTTCAAAGGCCTCtg TTGGGAAGCCCACACTTTATAACCTGTGGTTACAGAAGGGGCTTTCCAGTCGGTTATTTGTGACAGGGGAGGTGCTTTTTGTTCTGAGACCTCTCATATATGTACTATTTATAAGAAAATATGGTATTCAATCTTGGAAACCATGGTTGATTTCACTGGCCATGGACCTAGCTGGAATGAGCTTTCTTTCATATTCTACAACTCGGTGCCCTAGAAGTGATGATAAATATTATCAACTCACTACATCTGAGAAATATGAG CTGAAAAGGCGAAAGCTGTTGTGGGCACTTTACATCATGAGGGATCCATTCTTTACCAAGTATACAAA GCACCGTCTTGAGAAGACTGATGGATACTTAAGCCGAGTTCCTCTAATTGGGTTCCTCACAG ATAAATTTGTAGAGCTTGTCGTTGGAGTTCAAACACGTTATACTTATATATCAGGTTCATGA